The following is a genomic window from Nicotiana tabacum cultivar K326 chromosome 3, ASM71507v2, whole genome shotgun sequence.
GCTGGTTATTATTATACCTTCCATCTAATTCGTATTTCTATTGCTATTATTCTAAAAGTTCAACAATTGCTAATTGCACAAGTTAATTACATTTTTTCTCCACGTCTAATTAAACAATAAGTATCAAATAAACTGCTATCAACGGACAGGATATTTTTCCTCACTGAGGATGTTTGTTGGTAGAGAATTGTTGACAGACGGACGCTGTTTTCTATTTGGGTATAGTCATAGTTTACACTTTACAGAATACTAACCTAACCATGGTTAATTAACTCTGACATCAGGACGCACTATTGTTGGAGCATTTCTGTGCTCTCTTATAAATATCCCTCTCTCAGCCGATTTTCCGTCCCCTCAATATCGCCTACGATTTTCCTAGGTCTCTCTGTTTCTCACTGCTCCACATTTACATACATaactttatatatttatttttatataaattattatttatcaCAGCGAGAGAACGGAAGGGAGAGATCATCGGAGGTGAGAGAATCGTTTGTGGCTCTACTTGTTGGTGTTCAACTCATTTCATTGTCATCGAAACGACGTCGTTAGGTACCATTTCTCATTTCTACTCGCAATGCTTCAGATCTGAGTTTATCCTTGCAATGTTTGACATTTGACTTAAGATATTTGTTAGTAGATGATGATACTAGGGTTTTAATCGGCTCAtttttttttgattatttggtCTAAAGTTTTCTGCTTGTGAAGCTGTTGTTTTCCGTTATTTGATTCCTTAATGCTCGTAAGTTTAGCAAGTTTATGTGCGATTTTAGGTTTTCATGactgtttgttttgttattgGTTTTGAATTTGCTTTGTTTTCCAACATTTTAAAAGCTTTTGAACTAGTGTCACTCGCGTGAACATGCATGCATGTGTGCAGGTTTTTGATTGGAAGAAGGAGCTTGTTCCCAATTTATCTCGTTGTGTTATATTTGTTATCTGCATTTATTTCCATAGCCGTTTGAGGTTCCTGTTCTCTGCAAAGCCATTCAGTTTTCTATATTTGTACTTGAAGTGCTCTTTGACAGTTTACAAGGGTGGGATAGCCTATTGGTAAGGACCCTTCGCCTCCAACCATATATTTGAGGTCCAAGTCACCAAGGGTGCAGTGTGGGAAAGAGTCACAGTTGGGTGTCTGGGTGGCTAGGGATTTTAGGTTGGGGAGGGGATTACCACACAAAAAAAATAATCCTACATTCTGCAAGGCGCACATTTGGATGTGTTTCTTTGTTTCTGTTGAGACCGTATATACTACTCTTGAAGTAACATACTACTCTTGAAGTATGAAGTAACGTGTTCTCTTCTGTTGTGTAGTTTGCCTTGTATCTCTCTTTTGGGCAGCCTGTATTTTGCTGTTTTGACTGTATTACATTATTAGTGCTTTCTTCTAGCACTGTGTCAATTCTTCAAGGTCATGAATATAATGCATGAAAAAAGTGACTCATGGGGTCCTTTTCCAGTATATGATTGTTTTGTTTTACTCTAATTCTCATTTCATGCTTTTAAGATGTCGTGTGATTTTCTGGTGCCAGAGGTAATTCGAGATTGAAGCTTGATATGGCTGCTACTGCAACTGCATCTTCTGCTGGTCCGCGTTACGCACCAGAGGACCCCACCCTCCCAAAACCTTGGAAAGGCCTGGTTGATGGTAAGACTGGATACCTCTATTTTTGGAATCCAGAGACCAATGTTACCCAATATGAGAGGCCTGTTGCTCCTTCCCATGGGGGTACTGCTCCACAACATAAATCATCGGTATCTGTAAGTTCATCAGTTCAAAGGCCTTCTCAAGGTCAACCTCCTGACCGTGATGATGACAATGAATACAACAGAGGTAGCAATGGTGGCTGGAGCAAGCTTTCTTCTGGTGAGGATATTAAGGTATCTGGTTCTAAACTTCTAATTAATGTGTGAATTCagttttcttctctctctctctctctccccaaCTTTGGTGACTTATAGTGACACACAACAGTGAAAATCAGACAAACATTTGTGTTGAATAGTATCTTGGATATTCCATAGTCATTTTTGAGAATCACTATTTCAGATTGATGACCCATGTTCTCTCTGGTAGTTTTCAAGGCAAATTAGAACTTGCAAGAATATGCTTGTTTTCGGCCTCGGTAGATTTCTGCTTCTGGTCTCTGCAGATTTTATCTTTGCCCTCACTCAAACAGTTTCCTAAACTGTCTTCCATGTTTTGCTTACAAAAGTTTTTTCTCATCATTTTATAGACTGCAAGAGGAAGTGAGCTTTCCCGCGATGAAACATCTGTACCTAAAAGCAATAGTGCTCCAGCTGCTGCTAGTAACATATCTCCAGACGCCTATCGGCGTCAGCATGAAATTTCTGTTACAGTAAGCATCTGTACCTTTTCGATTATGTAAAATCCATTCCTCTATTAGTCATTTATTTTCAACTTTGGAAACTGGAGGCCCTGTTGGCCGTTGGCTTAACATTTGGCAATACTTGGGAATTAAATGATGTAGTTCCAGAAACTTCATAAAAAATTGAGGCAGTTTCACTGAAAgatagtactccctccgtttcaatttatgtgaactcattagactgggcacggagtttaagaaaagagagaagacttttgaatttgtggtgtaaaatgaggcacatatatgtTGGCCGCTGGCTTAACATTTGGCAATACTTGGGAATTAAATGATGTAGTTCCATaaacttcataaaaaaaaaaaattgaggcaGTTTCACTGATAGATAGTAAGAAATTTGATTTTCGACACTTGAGGATCTTAAGGAACTTGTAGATGGTACTAATGAAGTTATCAATTTAAATAATTGCATATGTTTATTTTTATCATGTTTAATGGACGAGGACACTCGTATTTTTGTTGGCCAGTTGCCACAATAATGTCTATGGCCTATGGGTAGTGCATGGAATTATGTTGATGCTAATAACAACATTTTGCAGAGATTTTTTGAGAAACCACTACTACTTGCAATGTGATAACAAGTAAAAAGAGCAGTTATATCTTTGGTGACAACAGTGAGGAACTTTTTTTGTAGTCTGGATAATTCTTAActtaatttatttaaacaagaAATGCAACTCAGTCTGGCCTTTTGTTATCTTCATCTATTCAAAGATCTGCTATTTTTGGTCTCTTTGGTCTGTGATAATCATTGCCAATACAGATAGATTTGACTCGTAAATTTATACTTCTTTATATGTGCACACAGATCATAGCACTGAGTGTGGCTTCTCGTACGTGAAACTGATGATAACTTCATTTCATTACTCATGTTGCTCATTGAAAACCTGAATATTCATCTTTTATCATCTTTCTAGAATCCATCATTCCATGCAAACTAAGCCCAAAAGGGAATGTCAGTCATACTTATGTCTTATTTTGTGTTTCATTTTTCTAGGGAGGTGATGTGCCCCCACCTTTCACATCATTTGAAGCGACTGGGTTTCCTTCGGAGCTTTTGAGGGAGGTATAAATGTAGTCCATTTGTTTGTTTTAATCTCTTTCGGGGACATCTCTAGTGCAGAGATTACTCTAAGGATCAAGTGTTCTTCTGTTAACTTCAATGGCTGCTGGAGATCCATTGCAGTACTCATCCAATTTTTCCTTCTGTACTTTGACGCAGGTGCGATATTTGCTCCAGGGAGGAGCTAAATGTCGTACGCTGTGCGGCCCTCTATTTGGTCCATGTATTTGGAGTGCCCTTATTTGGTGGACCAAATTGTGAAGGGCTTTCTGAACCATCCTTGTTCGTGGCTTGGACTGCTTATGGGTggtgtttcagtctgccacatgGTCTGAACTGAAGAAGAGGCGTCCTCCTGCTCTTGTTTGCATATGCAAGCGTTGGCTGCCTGCGTAAGCGTAAGGGGGATATGCTTCTTCTTGTGTTCGCCACTTCAAAAATATCCTAGAAGTAATCTAGGAGTGACTTCCGAGATTGTACAACTGCTGACAGGTTTTCCAACTTTTACATTTCCAGATACATCAAGCTGGGTTTCCTGCTCCTTCCCCGATACAGGCACAGTCCTGGCCCATTGCACTTCAGGGCCGTGACATAGTAGCTGTTGCAAAGACTGGATCTGGGAAAACTTTGGGTTTCTTGCTTCCTGGCTTTATTCATCTAAAACGACGTCGCAATAATCCTCAATCAGGCCCTACTATTTTGGTTCTGTCGCCTACAAGAGAGTTAGCTACACAGATACAAGACGAAGCTGTGAAGTTTGGTAGATCGTCAAAGATATCTTGCACGGTATGAATTGTTATTCGACTGTGTTTTACGTAAAAGTTTGATACTAGAAGTAGattgttcttttgatttcaaagtACTGATGCTTGGGCTCACTAATGTATTAATATCTGATCTTTTTAAATGGTTGTTTGGTCAAAAGTGAACCTAGTGGTTAATCATTGTGTTTCTCGGGTTGCTCTATAATATACGCAGTTGGTTAGTACTCTGCAATCTCCTTAAATGGTTATATGACTTCTTTTTTGGGGTCAAACATGAATTTTGTTTATGTAAATAGCCATGCATCACAATAGCGTTGTGCATTACGAAAAGGTTAAGCCCCATATACCAAATGATTATATAAATTTTACAGCAGTATATTCTTCTGCACCTGCCCGTAGAAGAATTAACTAATATTGACATGCTAATGTGTGGGACAGATGAACCAAGTGAATCTGTGTTAGACATTTCTTGAAATTGACAATACTGTATGGTTTTTGGTTTGTGTCGATACTGACTCACCCCAAAATGCCCTCAGCTTTGACATATTTTTGGAAATTGACAATGCTTTATGGTTTTTGGTTAGTGTCTATATGGAGGCGCCCCAAAAGGCCCTCAGCTACGAGATCTGGATAGGGGAGTAGATATTGTTGTCGCTACCCCTGGTCGTTTGAATGATATTTTGGAGATGAGAAGAATTAGGCTGGATCAAATTTCTTACTTGGTGTTAGATGAAGCGGATCGTATGCTGGACATGGGATTTGAACCTCAGATAAGGAAGATTGTAAAAGAGGTGCCAACACGACGGCAGACACTGATGTTCACGGCGACATGGCCAAAGGAGGTCCGTAAAATTGCAGCTGATCTATTGGTTAATCCAGTTCAGGTTAACATTGGGAATGTTGACGAACTTGTTGCAAACAAGTCTATAACACAGGTGCacttctgttttcttttcttggaCATTGCTCATTAGATGTGTCTAAGATTCTTCCTCTCCCCTAAACTGGGTTAAGAGGACTGAGGTGTCATGGCAGAATGCCTCTCCTATTTTCCCTGAGCCCTGTGGAGGGAGAACCTGTACTGGACATAGTGAGGTTACATTATATTGATTTAATTTTCACGTGCAGTACGTTGAAGTCTTGTCATATATGGAGAAACAAAGGCGGCTAGACCAGATCTTGAGATCCCAAGAACCAGGATCAAAAATCATAATCTTCTGTGCAACAAAGAAAATGTGTGACCAACTTGCTCGCAATCTTACACGCCCATTTGGAGCTGCTGCAATTCATGGTGATAAATCTCAGGGTGAGAGGGATCATGTATTGAGCCAGTTCCGCACGGGTAAATCCCCCGTTCTTGTCGCTACAGATGTTGCTGCCCGGGGCTTGGATGTCAAAGATATCAGGTTGCCGGATTTAAGAATTTTGTAGTATGCTTGAATATTTATGGGTCACAGGCAATTCTCTTTTGATGGCTAACTGAATGGAAGAATATTATATACTTTCACCTTCTTAAGGAGTGTGCCTTCGGATTGATATCGTCTTAATATACTCTTTCCATGTTATTTCCCCTTAGTTGATGAGTTGATGAGAAGCGAACAGTTGTGAGGGGTGTGTGCTTTGTTTTGGGGGTTGTTAGGCGACTTTGAGAGAGCATAGGCCAAAGCTGCAAATTTATACCTTTCTTGTAACCTAAATCACAGGTGAATGTGCGATGTCATGATTTAGTTGGCAAAAGTAGACTCATGAGTAAAGTTTACGTGGTATCTTGTCCTAGAAATTACATTGTGAGGTTTTTGTTTGCTTCCAGGATACTCTAGCTGTTCTGTTAGGTAGATAAGATATACTCCGGCATGGTGTAACATCGTCCTGGGATTTTATGGTTTTATACTTGAAATATAATGCATCCATATAAATCTTCTGTAACAAgtagtttttttcttcttttaatggGTGGGGGTGGAGGATATGTCTTTTGTGTATGTTAATACTCGATGAAACATTTGTGGCAGGGTGGTGATCAACTTTGACTTTCCTACCGGAGTAGAGGATTATGTACACAGAATAGGAAGAACTGGTCGGGCTGGTGCGACTGGTGAGGCCTACACATTTTTTTGTGACCAGGATGCTAAGCATGCTTCAGATCTTATTAAAATTTTAGAAGGAGCAAATCAGCAAGTGCCTACTGAACTACGTGATATGGCTTCTCGAGGTGGTGGTATGGGAGGGGCTAGGCGTCAATGGAGTTCTGGCCCAGGTGGACGTGAAGGAGGACGTGGGGGACGTTATGATTCCGGCTATGGTGGAAGAGATGGAGGAAGGGGTGGTTGGGGAGCACCATCATCGGAAAGAAGTGGACGTGATTATGAGTCGGATTCACGTGACAGGTCCTTAGCTGTGTATTTAATTATATACGGATTTCTTCTTTCCGCTTTTGCCCCATGGTTCTGACTAGTTTGTTGTGATTTAGTGATAGATATGGTCATGGCTCTCGTGATACCGACGCTCCACCGAGCTTCCACGCTCGTAGCTTCCATGAAACAATGATGCAGGCTTCACAGAGACGTGGTCGAAGTCGGAGCAGAAGCCCGAATAAAGGTTCAGGATGGGGTGATACAAAAAGCAGGGAACGCAGTCGCAGCCGTAGTGCTGAAAGATTTGATCAGGCTCCTCGTCAAGCCCCAGTGGGACGCAGTTTTCATGAAAGCATGATGGGGCGCAGTGGATCATCCCCAGTGGCCTCAAAACACCGATCACCCTCTTACTCTGATAATCGATCTCCATCAGCTGGTGATTGCCAAAAGGGCTGGGAAAAAGAAAAATCTCCACCTAGATGGCAAGGTGATGGGAAATTTGGCAATGAACCTCGTGCTTACAATGGGGAGGAGGAAGAAGGTATGATTCCTGAAGACGTCGAAACAAGGGCCTAACTTGGCATATCTTATATTCTGTGTTAATTTTGATGTGTGTAGCTACCGTAGGATTTGCAGGAAGAAAAAGGACCCTTTTTGCTTTGGTTCAACTATCATCAGTACTGCATTTTTTGGTAAACAATGTTCTCAGATAGAAGCTCTTAGCGTATTGAAAGTAGATAGCTGAAAGTGGAAAGTTTTTGACTGATGTAAATGTAAACAGTGTGACATCAAGCTCGGTTTAATGGTACTATAGCAATCATACATTGCTAAGAAAAGCCCACTTTGAAGCGTTGTTTGTGTTGATTCTCTTGAATCCTGATTGTTCATTAGGTCTTTAGCATGAGCTAATTTCAGTAGTTCAGGCATTACTTCGAAAGCCATGAGCAAAACTTggctttctttatttttgtttttaagttAAAAAGGAGGTGCAAGATGAGCACTTTATTGCATTCACATTATTTTATTGGACACAAATTGGAGGAATGCCAAGCGAGAGGTATGTTCGCCTCTGAATTGGTAATAGTACTTGTAGCAAATTTATCGAATGTGTTGAATGTAATGAGCGACTGTATATATTAAGCAACATTGCATAGTTCCTAGATTGTGCAAATTCTTTTAATTCAGTGATTATGTCAAGACCATTGAATGCACAATGCAAGTATGCAACCATATCGATTTCAAGGTTATATTTCCTTTCAAAGTGTGAGCCGGGGTTCTTTCGGAAACAGGTTTGTGTACACTCtatcctccctagaccccaccCGTGGGAATTCACTGGGTTGTTAAAATAGGCTGAAGTTCTAGGTTGCTGAACAACCCAGAAAACTGTTAAAAGTGACAATAGAAAGTCATGCCATATAAAATATATGGTATGTGGTAAAGTTGATCATTGTCTATCTAACCAGAAATAGTTTTATATATCCTTCCATCCCTTGTGTTAAGACTTAAAAGAGTCAAATTGTATTTTGGGGAAGAGCTTCATTAGAGAGCTTTGACTTGTTAATGATGGAGAAGACGCATAAAATGTGGAGTATTGGTTTTCAGAATTAGACCTCGCTGTTGCTGTGGAATTCAAAGGGACATGAGAAAAGGACTGCATTAACAATAATCAAAGGTATAAaaagattgaaatgaatatatccTAATGAGAGTTTTTCCTATTCTTTACAGAGTTGCAAATTCAAATTTGATACTTTTCTTCACTTGTCATGCAACTTTTGGCTTGGGCTGTAATCTCTTTGCTCTTGAATAAAGAAAGACTCCAGCTAGAGCTAGCGCAGTCCCTGAGAATATGGAGCAGTTCACAAGTCAACTAATAACTTCACTCTacgaacaaaaaaaaaagggcagcccggtgcactaagctcccgttatgcGGGGGAAGGGACGGACCACAAGAATCTATtctacgcagccttaccctgcatttctgcaagaggctatttccactactcgaacccgtgacctcctggtcacatggcagcaactttaccagttacgccaaggcttaGCTCCTGTTATGCGggagaagggccggaccacaagagtctattcTATGCAGCcgtaccctgcatttctgcaagaggctgtttccacggttcgaacccgtgacctcctggtcacatggcaacaactttaccagttacgccaaggcttaGCTCCTGTTATGCGggagaagggccggaccacaagagtctattcTATGCAGCcgtaccctgcatttctgcaagaggctgtttccacggtgcgaacccgtgacctcctggtcaacTGACAGCAAGTTtatcagttacgccaaggcttc
Proteins encoded in this region:
- the LOC107763320 gene encoding ATP-dependent RNA helicase-like protein DB10, with protein sequence MAATATASSAGPRYAPEDPTLPKPWKGLVDGKTGYLYFWNPETNVTQYERPVAPSHGGTAPQHKSSVSVSSSVQRPSQGQPPDRDDDNEYNRGSNGGWSKLSSGEDIKTARGSELSRDETSVPKSNSAPAAASNISPDAYRRQHEISVTGGDVPPPFTSFEATGFPSELLREIHQAGFPAPSPIQAQSWPIALQGRDIVAVAKTGSGKTLGFLLPGFIHLKRRRNNPQSGPTILVLSPTRELATQIQDEAVKFGRSSKISCTCLYGGAPKGPQLRDLDRGVDIVVATPGRLNDILEMRRIRLDQISYLVLDEADRMLDMGFEPQIRKIVKEVPTRRQTLMFTATWPKEVRKIAADLLVNPVQVNIGNVDELVANKSITQYVEVLSYMEKQRRLDQILRSQEPGSKIIIFCATKKMCDQLARNLTRPFGAAAIHGDKSQGERDHVLSQFRTGKSPVLVATDVAARGLDVKDIRVVINFDFPTGVEDYVHRIGRTGRAGATGEAYTFFCDQDAKHASDLIKILEGANQQVPTELRDMASRGGGMGGARRQWSSGPGGREGGRGGRYDSGYGGRDGGRGGWGAPSSERSGRDYESDSRDSDRYGHGSRDTDAPPSFHARSFHETMMQASQRRGRSRSRSPNKGSGWGDTKSRERSRSRSAERFDQAPRQAPVGRSFHESMMGRSGSSPVASKHRSPSYSDNRSPSAGDCQKGWEKEKSPPRWQGDGKFGNEPRAYNGEEEEGMIPEDVETRA